CATCCAGAGAAAGCATAGCATGTTAGAGGCTGGAGACATGTTAGAGGCCAGATTGGAATATTCAGGAACAAATAGAGTTGAAGAGGAAAATTATCACATTTACTGAAAATGCATCTACGAATGAAAGAGCTGTGGGGAGCACCATTCTGGGAATGGCACTGTGTGTAAAACAGTTTTAGGAACCTGTGGCTGAAAAGAGTttacagcagctgttcagtGGCTTCAGATTAAAGTGGTAACTGTGTAGATGTTCTCTTTATTGTCCTTCTGTCTGGCACCAGTCTTGATTGTCTCCTTGGCCCTGTTCTCTCAACACCCCCGCAGTCTGGACAGGCCTACCTCTCTGACGCTTCACTGCTGAGAGAGGGGAAGATGTCATGATGCTCCTGGTCTCTGATTGGCTGGACTCATCTTCCCCGGCACTGTGCACCTGTGTGAAAGCAGGGTGGGGCATTTAAAAAGGCTGCCTAAGAGGGGCTTTGGCTTCAGTTGGTTGTCATCTATCATGTAAAACCCCATTTCATTCACCTCGCCTTTGAACTTCCCAGAGGGAAAACATGGGAGTTTTAGTTACACCCAGAGAATCCTGGCCAGAGAAGGAACAAatcatgcaaagaaaaaaacatttctttttagtaTTCAAATCAACTGCACTAGgtaatttgttcaattaaataGTTTAGAGATCATTTGCAATGGAAATTCCAGCATACTGCTGTTCTCAGGGACCAAAGTGGGCCATGCCTGACTTAGCTGAACCCATTAACTTAGTAATTATTCAAAGCTGTTATTTATTCTAAGTGCATTAACTGATGATTTAAGGATGACCTGTAAGACCTGCTTGAATGTTACAGAACAAGATTTGACGTTTTCATAAAAATAGggaagacatttttttctgtatgtaaTGTGTTTTCGGTTTAATTAGTAATTCTGCCATGTCCAGTGCCAAACACACACGGAATTAAAAAGTCTCCCAGTTTCTATACAGCACAATAGATCTACCTGAAGTTATCTGAGCTCTGTAGGTGTTTTATTCCAAGTAacataaatcattatttttcaatTCATTTTAGTAACCTCTTGAGAATATGCACACAAGTAATGAACTAAGTTCTGTGTCATTTTTTATCCTAGCTTATTCTGTGTCTGCTTCTAATAAGCGCTCAAGAGCAATGGCCTTTGCCGTTGCCTCCCTGTGTGATGAAATATGTGATGAACTATCTAGATAAACTGATTTATCAGctgtaattctgaaaaaaaaacgccTTATTACTTGAAGCCAGAGAGCTTTCAGTTGTGTAATTTGAAACATACTATGTGACTGCAGAAATGTTATGTTCATAGCAGAATGTGCTCTAAATGCTATTCTGTAAAAACAGGTTTAGTTGTTGTTAAACACTGACTGAACTGTGTCCTGATGCCTGCAATGTGCAGTAAAAACACAATCAATTGCCTGAACTACAGTAAGTAAACCGATGGCTTTTGTTTCCCAGTTCAGGTATTTCAGGTATGACTGCATAGTTTCCCTGTGAAATGTAACACATGAATCAAAGGCAGCTACCTCCTCTATTTCGAAGGAGTTTCCCTGCTGTGGACTCTGCAGAGCACGCCTGAAAGAGGGGGATCTGGAGGGGCTCAGGTAACCCCTCTGCCCCACTCCCCAGGGGTGCTGGCTCTGGGAGGCGTCCGTGTCACTGGGGGACTCCCCATCCCATCCGGTCACGGTGATCTGGCAGGTTGGCTCCTGACCTTTGACCCCCGGGTTAGAATGAGAGGGATGCCTGCAGGTCCCATCGGAAGCATTTTCTGCCAAACAGGAAACCACGCTCCCCGACTCTCCCATCAACCCCCAGGCTACAACCCCCTCCGCGATCACTCCTGTCTCTCCGTTTTCAGGCGGGTCCTGCATTCCGCGTGGGGAACCCTCTCTCCTGGGGTCAAGGCTAGAGGGGATCTCAGGGTGTCTGAAACAAGTCTGTTTCATGAAGGGCTTTTTATGAACACTCTCCACAATCCTTGGGTGTATGACATCTTGCGTGAACTTGGCAGCTTGAGGCTGGCCGCTGGTATTGGGCTCTGTGCCACCCTGGTTGGGTTTGTCCCTCACGTCCTGTGTTTCCGAACCGCTGGTGCCCTCTGGGGCTGCGGGCACAGGTAACGCCAGCTCTCCGGGAGCAGGGTGGCCCTGTGTCGCCCCATCTCCGGAAGAAGCCGGGGTGGGCAGAGGTGCACCTGGGAGGCGGGCGGGATCTTCTCCGGAGCAGGCCTGTGCCAGGTGGCGGGAGGTCTCAGCCGCTTTGTGCCCCAGGACGAACTCCACCACGTTGGGCAGGCTGCTTCGTTTGCGGGGGCTGGCGCGGGGCGAGGGGCCGGGGGAGGCCAGGTCGCGGGAGCCCGTGTAGAGGCACATCTTGGAGACGGTGTCCTTCAGGCGGTCCACGGGCGACCTGGGCTCGCTCCTCACGCTGCTGAAGCGCATGCTGATCTTCTCGATGGGCGAGGCGAAGGAGAACTCGGGGGGCGCCAGCTTCTGGACCGGGGTCTTCGACACGTAGGAGTACAGCGAGTAGAACGCGTTGGCCATGGCGGTCAAGACCTCCACCTGCCGGAATCGACCTGGGAAGGAAAGAGAGAGCCCGTCAGCCTCTTCCCATCCTAACCCTTTCCAAAGCCTGTGCACTCCTCTATCCAGCATGAATTCAGCATGCACCCCCTCCATTTCGGATGCAAGCTCACTCAAGCTGATGACAGAGGCGTCTCGAACATTTCAGACTGGTTTTTGCTAACAGAGGATCAGATGAAGATGCTGTTTTTCCGGGCAAGAGCAACAGTCAGAAGTATCAATCTGGATTCATCCCAAGGATCCCGTGTCCTGTATGTCACTACCTTGGTTTACCGTACTAATCCGAGTTTCTATTTaaaggggtgttttttttttgttacttggGTGTTGATGTTAGTGTTGTGTTTTGGTTGTGGAGAGCTGGGCGTGCCAATCAGATATGATGCCACACTGTAAAAACATACAAAGAAAGGCAGCCTAGCCAACACTGCAGCTGTGCTCTACCTCCTCATCATaggtattatttaaaaaatatttttttttcccgtcCTAATGGATTCCACCAGATTATTACGCTATAGGCACGGCAGCGTCGATTGGGTTTTTTCTGCCCAAGAAAATTAGAAGTCGGCAGCTGGCACATGGCCCATTTCTGGGTGTAAAGTGCACGGTCAGAACCCAGGGCCAGATCCAACCGCGATACATTTGTGATAGATGCAGTTTCACAACAAGGTGATAGCTTGCTCCTCATAtttcaaaacacacacacaacttgGAAGAACAATCTTGCCCGGGCTGCATTCCTCCAAAGCAATCCATACATCTAAAAACACACGGAGATTGAATTTGGATGCAGTGGAGCTTCGAAATAGCATATGGCGGTGATCTCGCACAGACTGTTTTCCAAAGCTCTGCTGGTTGACACTTGAACCCTCTCCCGTGTGCACACTTCTGGCTGCGATCAACCCTAATCTTCCAGGGGGAAAGATTCTGTAATCGATTGAGAACAAACACTCCAACCCACAATACAGGCACTGACATCGGAGAGTGCGTGTCTAGCTTTGATCTGGTTTGCAAACAAGGACGcaaatatttaagaaaagttCTTTTTTCAAATAAGAACAATGGCAACGTAAGTATTGTGGGGGCACTTGTGGAGAAAAGAGGAAAGCAGATGAAGCAAACAACGAAGATCCCCATCCCGCCGTACCAGCGACACTCAGCCAGTCGCCCGTGAGCACGCAGAGCAGCGGGAGCAGGGAACTCACTTGCCAGCGAGAGATCAGGGTCCTCCTCCTTGATCCGTCTCAGCTGGGACTCCAGGAAGAGGCGGAAGTTGATGCCCCCCAGCTGGGAGGGGAAGCTGAAAAACCGAGGGGGGATCTTGGCCGTGATCTGGGGCTCGTCCTGCCCGAAACCCAGGTTGTACAGAGTCTCCTCTGCGTCCTCAGCGCACATCTGGAGCACCTGCGACACACTGTAGTGGGGGGAGGGCAAGGGGGCACACATCTGTGAGGGCTGTCGGTTCTGAAGCAGCCGATGTGAAGCAACAGACAGAACAGCTGTCATTAAGACACCGAGCCTCATCAGCACTTCTCTCGAGAGGCTGTTTGGCGCTCTGCTTTCACGTTGAACTCTATGTGTACAGGCCACTGCACACTTTGTAAAGAGAATCCTAAAATAAGAGGTGCACACTCCTGCTGAATACTGAAGGAACACCTCTCGGATGTCTTTCTGTGATTTTGACATGGATTACATGAAGAAGTCCAAACTCCAAAGATTAACATAACCCCATAACCCACAACGAAACAAAAACAGGACTTGAAAAAATGGCCTAGTGCAATATATCTCGCCATCATTTTTGGCAAAGAACAATTAATTGAAACTTCATTTGACTACCGAACACAGTGCACTAGCTGTGGTGGCAGCTGTCTTTCACCAGCCAGTTATGGCTTCTGCCTTGTGAACGGTGCGCAGGTGTGCAGGGGGGCAGACGACTGTCTGTGATTTTCCGAAGGAAGCCGATGAGGCGGGGGAAGCCATTGACTCACCTGGAAGCTGACTTAGTGGTAGCAGTGGAAAAACCACTAGAGGCCATGCTGTGGCCCAGGTTCAGAAACTGGAAGGGGCTCAACTTCTCCGTTGATACCCTGCATACACAACAGGGCCCAGGTCAGTACTGAGGTGGGTGGATGTCCAGACTGGCGTGGACAAGACATGGTGTAGAAGAACTAATACTGTCAGTGTCCACATACAAAACTGGTTGTGTTTGAGCTCTTATGCTCAAAGGAAGTTGGTTGAAAATCCAAAAAACATTGGTTGGCTGTAACAAGAAGCCAGAGAAAACATCGAATGCGTGTTCAAAGAATTCCTTTTCCTGCAACAAAACAATTTGTGGCACACTGTTTGATTTTTATGTTAAGCATCCCTTACACTCTTCATGTATGagataaaacaatgaaaaatagcAATCCTGAATCCTAAACAGGCCATTTTCATCTAgcctttttcatattttaacatcaggagtttgttttagaaaacaaaagtgcTATACACAAAAGTGTAGTGGATGTCCTGGAGCAGACGGTTTTGTCATCAGAAGGCCCTTACCCTCTCGCAGCTCTCTGTGGTGCACTGCAGTCTCTATTCCGTGGTCTGGGGGGGGGCAGCAACAGGGGGCACCCTCTGCAACACCCAGATGATAACACAGAGAGCAGTGCAGTAAGTGAAGATTGTGATCCCCAGCACACTGTAGTTACAGCAATCAGGGGAGCTCCAAGCAACATGTCAGATGGTGTTAGGGAAGGATAAACCAAGTCGTTTCATGACATTCGGCTCTCTCACCTGTACTGTTCCGTGCAGCCATGGTTTACGGTACCAGGCAGTGTGCATTTCTCCAGGGCAGCAGGAACACATTCAGCAGGTACATGTTCAGCATGTATGATATTCACATGCATATGTAGCGCAGAACGGTTTGGTTCACACTACTGATTGAGTGGCAGATTGAGTGCATGAGCAGAAAATAGTAGCTGCACTCAACTGGAGAATGATGTGATGAACTTGGTTTGGCTGTGTTGCTCCTATGTGAAGTAAGGATACATCAACAGAAGGACTTGTTCGATGGCTATGTATGTGTACTGAAGTGCTATTAGTCCTAATCTATAGAGAATTTTCATGCTACGGTTCCTACAATTTGTGTACAATATCAATTTTCAGCCagagaaagaaaatcaaatatGAAAGAGATCAAATTGCTGTGTCCTGGTGACCTGTTAGCACTCGCATTTTAAGGAACAGCAATGTCACAGATGTCAGCTGctatttgctgtgctgtagcaGACAGATTTGTCTGTTTTTCTGCAGCTCTTAAAGGAGCCGAACGGACTGTGCTTACCCCACCACTGGGTCATCTTCACCCCTGTGCAGTGCGATTGCTGTAACACAGCAAGCAAGATCTGGTTAGGCTTTAAAACATGCAAGCTCATTCCCTCCCACCccgtactgtacatatatcagTGCAGGCAAGCACAGCCAGCAGGCAATCATCCATGGTCAGTGTACAACTATAGAATACATCAAGGTCAATGGGGATGGAAGAGTGCTGAAGTTACAGGTGACCTTAGACAGAgtgcagtgtttttttcagGTCTGGGCGTGGGCTTGGAAGCAGTCATTGTGATCTGCAGCAGAGAGGAAGCACTCTCGGGCTGTGCATTGTGAGTCGATAATGGGACTGATAATTAGGTTGTGCCTTCAGGgaaaaaacccacaaaacattattttatctcAGTTCTCTTACACAGCACCTGAAAACTGATGAGTGTTATTTTATGGTGGGAGGGGGTAGTCCTACAAAAAACAATCAGTTCCCAGATCATCTCTTCTGTGTTACACTAACAAGGTAGTTAATCTACCTCGTTAGTGTAACATGGCTAATTCTGTCTCTTGCAGCCACATGCAATTTGCCCGGCCTGGCAACACAATTTGTCAAAGTAGGAAGTAATCATATTTGGAATAGAAAGTTTCAGTTTGCAGGCAGATGTGTCTTGGGGGATGTACTGTGTGTTTCAACTGGAGTGGGTCGGGACAGGACTTCACACAGAAAAGATCTGCTGGTCTCAGATTGTATTCTAGCAGGAAGATGAACATTCTTGGTAAGCTGATATTGCAGTAAACACATCAATGCTTCTTCTCAGGTGCACTGCAATGTGCACAGCAGAATTTCGATAGTGGATACACATGAATAGCAGACTGGCTGTGGCCATGCTCTCATGTGATTTGCTCAGTTTGGTACTGCAAACAGACATGAGCTTTAATCTGTGTTTTGAATATTATCAGGGTGATCAAAGTGGCAACAACAATATTGAGTCAAGAGGATGTCAAAAAGAGGAAGAATATAAATCCCCAAACAAAGAACCTATTGTTTGATTCACTGATAGCTGAGTCCAAAATCTCATTTGTTTTTAGCTACCACAATGTACAGGTGACTCACTGGTCAACATTGCTGATTTTAAAGTACCTGCTGGCAATGCAGCTTAGTTGCTTGTATGGATACGTAGACTGACTTGCACAACTTCTGCACatgttgaaataaaatattcagtgaTTGTGTTCTATGATAGGATCCATGCGAATCACTAGGAAACGATTAGCTTCacgttacaaaatatatatcAACAGCAACGTGTCTGGAGATTGAGCAATTCTACTGAACTAAACATATGGAGCAATCCTGGGAGGTACAGAGCCAAGGAGGAACATTATTCCATTGTGACCACACAAGCTCATGTTCCAGCTCACAATCCGGCTGAGcaaggttacaagaaccatatcaACTACACCTCTGAATCTTTAAGAAAGTGTGATGAATTCCCTACCTTCTGCTCCCAGAATGAGATCATCTTCAAAACTGTTTCCAGCTTTCGGGAATGAGTCTGGAAGACAAAAGAAACATCCTTTTGTTTCTTTACAGAATAAGCACTGATGCTTCAGCAGTGCACTAATTAGGTGAGATATGAATgagaaatataatatataatataataattgcaGAATTTACAACAAATCATTGTGATGCCCAAGAGAAACATAACTGACCTTTCCGTTACACTTGACCTTTGACCTTTGAAGAGTCCCCCCTTACACACCTCTAACAAAGTGTTTCACCTTTCACCAACCAGCACTTTGTCCAGCACAAGACATGTTTGTCTCTGGTCAAGACAATGAAAACCCTTTATATGGTAAATGTATATTGTATAGACGGCTCCTGTGGAACGTGCAATTTAAAGGACCCAATCAAGCAAACTGGCCTGTGGAATGAGTGGAGAAACATGCAGATTTCACCCAAACAAGTAGAAGTACGGGTGCCGTGAGGTCCCCATACTGCTAGAGATAAATACACTGTATTCAGTGTTTAGATAAGATGCAGAATCACATCCAGAAATTACATCCAAAAAGTCAATTTCAGGGTACAGTGAATTAATCTGCATACTGGTGGTTCATAGAGAGATAAGATATTCACTAACTCTTAGATTACGAAATGCATAGCCCTGGTctgtatcattttatttaaaaatgctgtgaaTACAAAATATGTGGCTTCTTAGCACATGTGCCTTGCTGTTCCCAGCAGGGACCTGGCAGAGATACCACAGTTGCAACACCTTTGTGTTCCTTCTATGCCACATTCCACAGCCTCGGCCCATGTTCCAGTTGCAGCACCTGGCTCCAGTAAGTGCTACGGCTTGTTCCAACCGCACACAGGTATGCTTTGACATGCCCGCCACTTTATGGCACACCTACCCAAAGTCAGATGGTTTGCATCTTCTGGGGGCATTTCGTACCTGCAGGGAAATAAAAAGCATGCAAACAGAAAGCACATGGTTTCAGCAAAAATGAATAGTGAATAGACGGTAGAACAGACCCATTCTGTTACTGGTCCTACGTCAATTCACTGTTCTACACTAGGGTTGGAGGTTGGAAAAAACTGGGGTCTTTTAGATGTAATTCTGCCCGAGTGCTTAATGACATCATTCAAGCATTTATCTGTTTGCAAGTCTTTGGTGATTCAAGAGTGCGAGTTCCTGCCCTAGTCTTGGAGAAACTGTGCCTGCTGGCTTGTGCTCACATGACTGGTTTCCGTTTACTATTTGGGGCATATTTGgaaatttgctttcagctcttaaaagatCAAAAGAGAGGGATCTGTCCTAGGTATCAAACCTGATCTGAGCACTGGACATTCGTGTCTTAAACAGAGGTTCCCAACCCTGGCACCAGGACTGGGCACCCTGCAGATGCAGCGACCCCAGCAATAATATTAATGCTCTGGGATTCCTCAGTCCTATTTTCCATCAGTAAAGACGtacattttttcctgtttaccAACACACCTACTCTCTCACTTTTCCGAATTCAACCAACAAAGCGACTTAAACGGCAGAGATTACAGTAGCCTGCCATTACTGATTGATTGCTACGCTTAAAACCCGAACGTCTGGAGCTCTCCGGAGCCAGGATGATGATTAGGGACAGTCGACAGTTATGGTGCACACAGTGCTGTCCGTAAGTCTTGTAGGTGAAATTGACGGAGACTGCCTGCCAGATATTATCATTCAGACGGGACGCCCGCGAGTGCCCTCGGGCTGTAAGTGTGTTCAGGGATCGTTTACCTCCGAGTTTTTTATGGGCGGCTCGTGCGGGTGCTATTTTTACCACCCGAAAACTTCCGCTGAGGTTTAGCTGAAAgcagaaactgtaaaaactccccccccccccctttttttttatttctccattTCTTCAGTGTCAGGAAGACAGAGCCCCGTGAGAAGTCGAGAAAGCGAGttataaatacaaatgtaaaaatagcttcGCGTCCACCCCCCTCCAGCTTTTACAAAAGATGGCGCGTCACAGAGCAAATGTGTCAGGGCGCTTTTATTTGTACGCGCCGGAAGAGCGATGATAAAATATCAAAAACCGCGTGGGCCTTGAGATTATCTTCCTAGCAATAACACGCGGTGGCCTTGTGCGATAAAATCACGCCCCACCCACAAAGccacaaaataataaacatagTGGGATGCAAAATGACTGAATCACCCTATCTCTGTGTGTGCGCGACAAATCATCTACCAATACTGCATACGGCGCTGAAACTTCCAAGTCTGGTGTTCAAGCATGGAGAACGCAATTCTGTTAGATTAGAATATCAAAATACAGGGAATCAGTATTTTGATAAGGTGTTTGCTATCAACCCTGGTAGTGATACTGGGCCTTTGCTTGGGTGCAAAAGAGATAAATGTACACcagaaaatttaaataaaaaattatcaACGATTTCTAAGCCAGTAAGTGCTGTTGAATTACGCTCAAAACTACAGGTCAAAACTACAGGTTGACAGGCGCCGTAATACATGTGTTTCTGACCACCTTACTGACACATCGGGAGGGATGAAACAGTGTGGGGTCATTTTGGGATGGAAGAGCCACTAAATGCCAAGGATTATtatcatttatataaaaaataattaatgtttaGGACAAAAGTGGGCGACGACCCCTCGCGGGTCCAGTGACGTCTGTTGCAGCCTCGCGCGGGCTGCCCATTCCCACAGACGTCTAGTGTTTCGCTGTGACTCGTCGCCCACGGATCTTGCACAGGTGCTCCGACACGCAGCCCCGGGCGCACTTACCCCAGGCACTGCAGCCAGCTCGCAACTTTTCCGTCATTGTTTCCTGTGGAAAGAGAAAGAGCACGCCGTCGCTGTCATTCAAAACACGACTGCGGGCTCGATTGCACAGGCTTACAGCAGAAGCCCGTGGGCGGCGCTCATTCGTGTCCGTTCGCTTGTGAAAGAAACTCGAAAGAGTACGGGACTGCCGTCAACGTTTTCTCCCTCCGAACACGTTCCGCCTCCCTTACTGCTGTCACCCCCGGTAACTATCCGGCTAGAAGTCTCAGGCTTGTTGAGGTGACAAAAATACACTCATTCAATTTCGCAATTAATCACATTGTCCGTTAGGGAACCGGTTCCCCCCCCCCGCTGCGATACACAGCTGACTGCGAACTTGAAGTACATCACAGATGAGCGGTCACGTCAGAGGCGAGACTGGGACCCGAACCCTTTTGGTTTTGGTCGAAAATGTCCTGCCGGTGACTGAGTAGCACCACCACTCGTTAGacctaagcaaaaaaaaaaacactgccggGGTTTCAAAAAGTTACTGATAACTCGAAGGACCCTGGATGAAGCAAATGGAATTTACAGAGGCacgagtaaaggtttattccatgctaaaaacacagagaataaaagaaacagcgtttcggctgtgtagccttcttcggggggtgtgtgtgtgtaatttaTTCACACTTATACTGAGATCCTTTCACGGATGTGAAAAGAGAAAGATTCTTATAAGTCATGTGCATTCTGTTGCAAAGACAAAGATGTCTCCGCGCGCCCGGCTCGTGCGGGCGTTGAGCGCGCTGCTCTTTTCAGCGCTCTTCCTCGCGCACCAGAGCACAACTGGGGCTTTTGAAATGTGCTGGGAGAGCGTTTAAAATGAACCAAATAGCACATCTAGAGAAAGCGCAGCATGCCACCCGTGGCGAAGCGACCCGCGGTTTACTCTCATGATTCAGGTCCGTTAAACCCACTTGATTGGTTATAAAGTCCTCCGCTTTGCTTTTCCGCTTTTCTCGAAATTGCTTAACTGAATCAAAGACTGGGTTAATTAGCCAGGGTTAATTAGAA
Above is a genomic segment from Lepisosteus oculatus isolate fLepOcu1 chromosome 1, fLepOcu1.hap2, whole genome shotgun sequence containing:
- the tespa1 gene encoding protein TESPA1, which encodes METPSPSDKRRAWLRSSRAWQAPETTLTPGPQADEVFLEGNNDGKVASWLQCLGYEMPPEDANHLTLDSFPKAGNSFEDDLILGAEAIALHRGEDDPVVGGCPLLLPPPRPRNRDCSAPQRAARGVSTEKLSPFQFLNLGHSMASSGFSTATTKSASSVSQVLQMCAEDAEETLYNLGFGQDEPQITAKIPPRFFSFPSQLGGINFRLFLESQLRRIKEEDPDLSLASRFRQVEVLTAMANAFYSLYSYVSKTPVQKLAPPEFSFASPIEKISMRFSSVRSEPRSPVDRLKDTVSKMCLYTGSRDLASPGPSPRASPRKRSSLPNVVEFVLGHKAAETSRHLAQACSGEDPARLPGAPLPTPASSGDGATQGHPAPGELALPVPAAPEGTSGSETQDVRDKPNQGGTEPNTSGQPQAAKFTQDVIHPRIVESVHKKPFMKQTCFRHPEIPSSLDPRREGSPRGMQDPPENGETGVIAEGVVAWGLMGESGSVVSCLAENASDGTCRHPSHSNPGVKGQEPTCQITVTGWDGESPSDTDASQSQHPWGVGQRGYLSPSRSPSFRRALQSPQQGNSFEIEEVHSAGEDESSQSETRSIMTSSPLSAVKRQRDMILREDSLQSDSSGFVEDDFQAQASPVEKEKET